From the Cryptomeria japonica chromosome 2, Sugi_1.0, whole genome shotgun sequence genome, one window contains:
- the LOC131048531 gene encoding LOB domain-containing protein 39 — MSCNGCRVLRKGCSESCVLRPCLEWINTAQSQANATAFLAKFYGRTGLINLISNGPQSSGPALFRSLLYEACGRILNPIYGSVGLLWSGNWEVCQAGVESILQGNIPNPLIPCDERNEEHQILNGRAMHSTASGLHKVKASCKFKCVNPRRKPKSQEAQFLNQIQTSSGQMESGGIDIIKMLHGKEKCCSSSMASQQPDDLGGEMNYNTLKSEMNYNTFHSFNPKVEALYMQNSEVKVEVELELTLGAQRTSFPHKFVD, encoded by the exons ATGAGCTGCAATGGCTGCCGAGTGCTGCGAAAAGGCTGCAGTGAGTCGTGCGTGCTGAGGCCATGCCTTGAATGGATCAACACTGCACAATCTCAGGCAAATGCCACTGCTTTTCTCGCAAAATTCTACGGTCGAACGGGTCTAATCAACCTCATTAGCAACGGCCCTCAATCTTCAGGGCCAG CTTTATTCAGGTCTCTCCTTTATGAAGCCTGTGGGAGGATATTGAATCCCATCTATGGATCAGTGGGTCTGCTTTGGTCTGGCAATTGGGAAGTATGCCAGGCAGGAGTGGAGAGTATCCTGCAGGGAAACATTCCAAATCCACTCATTCCCTGTGATGAGAGAAACGAGGAGCACCAAATATTGAACGGGAGAGCGATGCACAGCACAGCCAGCGGACTGCACAAAGTGAAGGCAAGCTGCAAGTTTAAGTGTGTTAATCCAAGAAGAAAACCCAAATCACAAGAAGCTCAATTTCTCAATCAAATCCAAACTTCAAGTGGTCAAATGGAAAGTGGAGGTATTGATATAATCAAAATGCTCCATGGCAAGGAGAAATGCTGTTCCTCATCTATGGCGTCCCAACAGCCAGATGATTTGGGTGGTGAAATGAATTACAATACATTAAAGAGTGAAATGAATTACAATACATTTCACTCTTTCAACCCAAAAGTTGAAGCTTTGTATATGCAGAATAGTGAAGTGAAAGTGGAGGTGGAACTGGAGCTCACATTGGGAGCTCAAAGAACCAGTTTTCCTCACAAATTTGTAGACTAA